The Aliivibrio salmonicida LFI1238 genome contains the following window.
AAAGTCGATGTTGCTTTTGAGCTTCCGACGATTACGACCACCATGTACGCGCGTCCTTATGTGGCGGTGTGGATTGAAAACAGCGAACGTAAATCAGTAAAAACGATTGAGCTGTGGGTAGGTAAAGATGAGTGGCTAAAAGATCTAAGAAGTTGGTGGCGCAAAGTCGGTCGTTACGATCGTGAATTAGTTGATGCTGTTACTTCTGCAACTCGACCAGCAGGAAAATATAAATTCAGTTGGGATGGAAAAGACGACTCAGGCCAGACGCTACCACAAGGGGATTATACGTTACATATCGAAGTGGTTCGTGAGCATGGTGGTCGTAATTATTTACGCCAAAAAATGAAATTGACCGACACTGATATGTCATACCAACTTGCTCCAACTGAAGAGACTGGCGTAATCACAATCGAATATAAAAATTAATCTAGATGTCCATTTATCAGGGAATTAAACGAATTATGAAAACGACAATAATGAACAATAAAGTAAAGGCCGCAATATTAAGTGGCGTAATGGCAGCAGGTTTACTGGTTGCTACGACTGCGAACGCTCACCCTCGTTGGGTATTGCCTTCTCATTTTACGGTTTCTAAAGAAGGTGGTGATTGGCTTACGTTTGATGTTACCGCTTCACACGGTACGTTTGTATTTGATAAACCGGCAGGCAGTGATCAAGCACAAGTAGTGATGCCTGATGGTCGTACTGAGCGTCCAAACTTTGTCGTTAAAGGCAAACGTCGTTCAATGTTTGACTTCTATTTTGAAGAAGAAGGCACGCATAAAGTTCGAATTAATAACGAGCCAACGTATTACACCCAATATAAAGCAGGCCGTCGCGATACGGTGAAATGGATTAAAGCAACTAAGGCGGATCGTGCATTAGTGCTTCCTGAGAAAGCGCGTGATGTGGTAAGCCAGGTAAGTTTTACTCGTGCTGAAAGTTACGTGACAGTAGGCAAGCCTACAACAGAAGCAATGAAGCTTGATAATACGCTGTTAGAGCTTAAGCCATTAACACACCCATCAGATATTCTTGAAGGTGAGCCAGTTACTTTTCAGTTCTTCTTTAATGGTAAACCTCAAGCAGGTGTAACGGCGGATATTACTCGTGAAGGAACGTTATACCGCAATCATCAAGAGCAAATAGACGTAGTGAGTGATAAAGAGGGAAAAATCACTTTTACTCCTGAAACTGCGGGTCGTTACCTGATGAAATCAAATTATAAAGGTGAGCTGAAAGACCACCCACTTGCAGAACAAGCAAGCGTAAATGTTCACTTAACGTTTGAAGCACTACTTCAATAATGCAGTTAGCACCACTTTCCGTAAAGGTGGGTGGTGCTTTTTTATCGAGATTTATTCATGACTAAAGTAAACCTGAAAACCCTTTTTGTATCTTCTCTTCTTTTTTCTTCTGCGAGTTTTGCGCATTTTCCTTTAATGAGCTGTTGGTTTGAATCGAATCAAGTGCTGTGCGAAACAGGCTACAGTGATGGCAGCAAAGCCGTTGATTATGATGTGAATATGTACGATTACGATGACAACCTGATTGCAAAAGTCACCACAGATAAACGTTCAATTGCGGAATTTGCGAATCCTGAAACAGACTTTTATTTGGTGTTTGATTCTGGACATGAAAGCCCAGTTGAAGTCGATGTTGTCGAGATCTCAGAGAAATGATTATTCAATCTGTCACTCCAGATAATGGAAGCGCAGAAGGCAAATGGATCGCACTCATTATTGGGTGCATTTTGCTTATTGCGGTGGTCGGGTTGCCATATCATCAATCGAACGATGAAGGCGTAAAGCTTGAATCACACCAAGTTCTTATCACCGATTTAGCGCAAGACGATTTAGCTATGATTGCTGAGCTACGTTTAGCCTATGAAGAAATTTACGATATTCAGGCTGAATCAACAGAAGAAAATGCATGGCCAGAGATTGTTTACTTAGCGGATGAATGGTTACCGCCTTTTGTGCAAGACCAAAGCTGGGAACGTCGCGGAAAACACCAATGGCAGCATTTAGGTTCTGGAGTTTATCTGGGTTTAAAAGTGAAAAAAGAAGGCGCTGCGTCATTCATTTTTAATGTGAAAGGCGATGATATTGAGCTTTGGCTGCACCCTGAATTGATGTCGACCTCTATCTCCTCTGATTCAATCTCTTGGAATGAAAGCGAACTCATTCAACAGCAATGGGTACAAGTTGTATTTCCTGCTCATGATACTCATTTAAATTGATACCAATTAAAGATAAATAATAATGATGAAATCTATTTTATACGTACGTTCTTTTGTTCTGCTTAGCTTACTCTCTTTGTTTTCTGCGTCGGCGATGTCGGCAGAAAAACCTTTGGTGATTGGCATTACCTTACAACCTTATTACAGCTATGTGAAAGCAGTAGTAGGTGATAAAGCAGAAATTCTTCCTTTGGTTGATGCAGGGTTTAATCCCCACAATTATTTACCCCAACCAAACGATTTAAAACGTTTAAATAAAATGGATGTGATTGTTGTTAATGGCATTGGTCATGATGACTTTGCGCTAAAAGTGATTGCGGCGGCAAACAACAGCGAGTTAATGGTATTAGAAGCCAATAAAGACGTTCCGTTGTTACCAGCAATGGGGCAATCTGTAGGTAAAGGGGCGGTGAACCCACACACATTTGTTGGTCTATCTACAACAATTCAAAAGGTTTACACCATTGCCAATGAACTATCTCGAATTGACCGTGAAAATGCGTCGTTCTACCGTAAAAATGCACGTAAATACGCGAAAAAATTCCGATTAATGAAGCGTGATGCCATGTTATCTCTAGGTGAATTAGATACCGCAGGAATGAAAGTAGCAACAACGCACAATGCGTATGGTTATATTCTTCAAGAATTTGGTGTTGATGTCGCTGCAGTTATTGAACCTGCTCACGGCGTAGAACCAAGCGCGAGCCAACTGCAAGGGACGATTGAAAAGATCCGTGAATCTGACATTGATGTTTTATTTTATGAATTGAACATGCCAAACCGTTTTGTCGACACGATTGAAGAGGCGACAGGCGTTCAGTTGTATCGCTTTTCGCACATGACGCACGGTCCTTATGAAGACAATAAAGTTGAAATTGAAATGAAATCAAATTTAGACACCCTAATCGAAGCCATGAAATTTGCCGCTGATAAGGACGCTAAATAATGTCAGGACCAGCAATTTCGTTAACCAATGTTGGGCTGACTTATGGTGAAAATACCATTTTAGAAGGGGTGAACCAACGCTTTGAAGCCGGTCAATGCCATGTGGTGATGGGGCCTAATGGCGGAGGTAAAACCTCGTTATTGCGTTCAATTTTAGGATTAACCGCGTTTCAAGGTGAAATTAATATTGAATGGCCAGAGCAGAAAGGGGTGATTGGTTATGTGCCACAAAAAGCCGTTTTTGAATCTAGCTTGCCACTAACGGTGAAAGATTTCATTTTATTGAATCAAACGCGAGTGCCTCTGTTTTTAAGTGCGTTATGGCGTAAGAAAAGCAGCCAAGAAGCATTTGCAATGGCGCAGCTAGAGCGTGTTGGTATGTCTAACCGTGCCGATCGTCGCATGGGGCAACTTTCTGGTGGTGAGCAACAACGTGTGTTATTCGCGCAAGCGTTACTGGATAATCCCGATTTACTTGTTCTTGATGAACCAACAACAGGAATGGATGAGCACGGGGTTCGTTATCTTGAATCCTTAATGCATGAATTTATCGCGCAAGGTAAAACGGTATTAGCCGTTCACCACGATGTGACCGCTGTTCGCCGTCTTAAAGCACATGTTCATGTTATCAATCGTAATTTGGTTGATTCTGGTTGTTATTCAGAAGTATTAAAACCTGAGAAAATTGAACGTTTATTCAATCATTATACGGGTGCAAGTGCTCAGTACGATGCATCAAAAACCAACAATGGAGAGGCTGCGTAATGGAACTGTTTCGTCAGTGGGCGTTATATGGCGTCGATCAAGGTTTCTTAAGTGACAGTTTTTCGTATGCCTTTATGGTTAATGCTATTGTTGCCGCTATCCTTTTAGGGCCATTGTTAGGTGGTTTGGGGACGTTAGTGATTGCAAAGCGTTTAGCCTTTTTCTCTGAAGCGGTTGGTCATGCCGCCTTAACGGGTATCGCGTTAGGTGTGTTATTGGGAGAGCCAGCAGAGAACCCAATCATCGGCTTATTTAGTTTCTGTATGATCTTTGCTTTGTTACTGCATTTTGTAAGAAACCGAACCAATGTGCCTTACGATACGTTAGTTGGGGTGTTCCTTGCCTTGGCATTGGCTGTGGGCGCTGCATTACTGATGTACGTAGCACGTAAAATTAATATTCACATGCTAGAGAACGTATTGTTTGGTTCTATCTTAACGGTTACGGACCAAGACATTGCGATTTTAGCAGGCAGTTGCTTATTGATTGTCGTGGTATTAATTCCGATGTTTAATCGTATTTTATTAACCTGTATCAGCCCTGATATTGCTAGAGTTCGTGGCTACAAAACCAATTTTTATGATTACCTATTTGTGATGATGATTACCCTTGTGACGATTGCATCGGTAAAAATTGTCGGTGCGGTTTTAGTTGGCGCGTTATTGCTCATACCTGGTGCAACGGCTCGATTGTTAACTAAGAATATGGGCAGTTTTGTCTTGATGTCTGCACTATTAGCGACAATATCGTGCTTGATTGGCACCGTATTACCGATGGAATTAGAAATGCCAGTGCCTTCTGGGGCTGCGATTATTATTGTTTCAGCTTTCTTCTTTTTACTTGCGACCACCTACCGAATTCTTCGTAAGAATTAACAGCGTAGACCTCAATAATAATCGAAGAATATAGGATAAGAAATGAAACAGAATTCAATGAAATGGATAGCGATTGCTAGTATATGTGTAGCCTCACTATTTAGCATCAAAACAGTAATAGCGGCAGATGTATTAACGGCAACCCCCGTGACGTATATGCTATCAAGCGAGTTATTAAAAGAAACGTCATTAACGACAAAGTATTTACCGCCAAATCGTTATGGGATTGAGCGTTTACCCAATTGGTTTGCCAATAAAGGGGCGAAAACCGTTCAAGACTCAGTAAAAACAGCCCAAGCGGTGGTGACGATTGGGGCGGTATGGGCTGATGATCCTCTGTATGTGAACGCAAGATACAGCAATATTCAGATTATTGAAGTCGATGCCTCTCAAGCGATAACTCCTCGTGCACAAGGTGTGGCAGCGTTACGTTTATCTGATGGAACGACCTCAAAATACGCATGGTTAAACCCAACAAACTTAATCAGAATGGTAGCGATTGTGAGTGATGATTTTCAACGTATCTGGCCTGATAAATCAGAGCAGATCCAAAAAAACCAAGAGCAATTTATGTTGTCGGTACGTCAATTAATCAACCAGCAGCAAAAAGTGATTTTAGAGAATGATATCGACTCGGTTATTTTGTTGTCTGAGCAGTTAGAAGACTTTGCCTCTGGCAATCAATTGTTTGTGGTTGATCGCTTAACAAAACCAGCTCTTGAATGGACAGAAGATGATAAAGCACAGTTGAAAGACTTAATTGAAGAAGATGAGTCAGTTTGGATTATCACAACTCAAAAACCAAACAAGCAGATGCAAGCATTTCTGCCAATGGAACGTGTATTGGTTGTTGATGCGGTTGATCGTTGGGGCAGAGCAGGAATAAACAGTAAAGCGCCATTACAGAGATGGCAATTAGCGTTATAGCCTTATCTAGATTGGGCGAGTTTACTCTAAAAATAAAAGCAGTAGGGGCTTATTGTTACGATCTAGCACCGACTGCTTTTTTTTATGGTTTTATTTAGTGTAGTTTAAATACCAAGGGATTATGACGATGTTTTCCCTAAAGATAGGCGGATTAGATTATTATCGTATACATAATTTAAGTAAGTCGTATTTTTTGATTAACATGAGAGTCAGAAAAGCACTAAACTATCCATGTTCTTATGGTTTTTAACAAATAGGGTTGTGTCGTTTTTTGTGAGGATCGAGGAATTGTTTTATTTTATTATTTTGAATCGCTGTCATTGTTTATAAAAAGGAAAAACTATGTCTTATGTAGAACCGATTAAAACACGTAAACATCTGAAACATGCAGAAAAATATCTTAAAAAAAATCATGACCTTGCTTTTACCCTTGTTTGGAATATTGGTATAGAAAGTGGATTAAGGATTAGTGATATTCTTAAATTACAGTATCGCAATATTAATTTATCAAATGGACAGTGTAAAATCATTGAAAGTAAAGGCACATTGGCTCGTAGAGCAAAAGCAAAGATGAGGGTGTTAAAAAAAGTAAAGGAAGAATTGCTTTTTCATTATCAAGCTAGGGGGTTGTCCAAAAAAATGAGTATTATCTATATTACCCCGCCTCAGCTGATTGTTTCTTTTATCCCTAAATCTTGGGAATCGACAGTGAATGAAAGAGTAAAGCACGCAATAGACTCTGCTTCACCTGTGACTCGAACTTTCTATTTGAGTGAATCTATTCTAATAACTCTTAAACAACGAAAACAAGAGTATAAAGAGCTAGCTAATGACTATATTTTTAATCGTCAGACACTCTCAAGTAATCGTGCAAAAGGAGGGGAGGGACTGTTGACTCGACAAGCTTGTTGGTATGTTTTTTCTAAATTGACAGCGATATTGAAAGAGATTGGTGTTGATGTAAAGGTAGGGTGTCATACATTAAGGAAGAGCTTCGCTCGACATTTGTATTTTGCTACGGGTAAAGATATTGGATTGTTGATGACCGTTATTGGACATCAATCTGAAAGCATGAGTTTACGCTATATAGGCTTGTCCAAAGATGAGACTGAGTTGGCTCAAAAAAAATTAATTGTCTATTTATCGAGAAAAACTCGCATATGATAACTAGGCCGCAAATAATGACCTTAATATTAACCATTTATAATGAGTTAAATGTATTTCATATTAAAAATGTATGCATATGTGTTTTAAACACGGCTTTATTTAACAGATGTAAGAAACGGTTCGTTTTATAGGTTATTCTTTAAATATCAATAATTTACGACTAAGTTGTTTCGGTGTATTAACGTTATTTTTTATACTAAACTATTTCCTCCTATCTTTGCAAACCACTGCCTATCTTACTTTCTTATCTTTATCTAACAATCTCTTACATTTGTTAAGTAGGATTTTATTAATATACGGCTTCATATTTCCTTAAATTAAAGTAGTTTATTTTGAGGTGTACTGTTACGTCTTGGAATTGTGTGTTTATTCATGATATTACGGTGAATTCTAATTATGGACATGCTGAGAAAAAGGGTTTACAGCCGATTTCATAAGGCGGTCAATGTTTCTGGCTACTTATCTCTAGAGTCAATAATCGACAGTTATTTTGTATATCAATCTGGTTATCGAACTGATAACTCATTTGATCCCATAGAAATGGATCACGTAAATATGAATAGCATTATTCAATCTAAAAAAAATCGTACTCTGTATTCATATTTGAAAATGGAAAAATCGCTAAAGATGAGCAATCGGAATAGAAGTATTAAACATAACGGTACTTTTGATAAATTAGATACAGCTAATTCATTAATGTGCTTTTTAAAAAATAATCTATAGATATATCGAGAGTAGCCACATTCACAATTAAAATTATTTATTTAAGGTATGATTTTATGTTTTACATTGAAGATTTGAATAAAATGATCGTAAGCGTGCGGGGAACTACACCTTGTCTTTTACATTCCAAGGTAAAAGTGAATCGATATCTGGCGATCCAACACATAAACGATCTAGACAATACCTAATATAATCGTAAGGGATTAATCCGTTTGCCTTTGCTGTTTCTACAATGCTGTAAAGCATTGCACTTGAATCTGCACCAGCCGTTGAACCCGAAAATAACCAGTTTTTCCGGCCGATAACAAACGGTTTAACCGCTCGCTCTGCTCGATTGTTATCAATAGATAACAATCCATCATCAATATAACGAACTAATTTATCCCATTGATTTAATGTATAGCTAATCGCCTCACCTAATTTTGTTTTAGGTGATACTCGACTAACTGCGCTATCAAGCCAATCACGGAGCTCTTTAAGTAAATCGCGGGCTTCTGTCTGCCTAGCAACATACTTGGCTTCAGGGGAAGCCTCTTTTAATAACGATTCGATCCGGTATAGCTTTTGGATTTTACTCAATACCCAATCTGCACTCCCTGTTTTCCCTTTTACTTGAACACGTTGAGCCTCAATAAATCGTCGACGTGCGTGTGCCCAACAGCCAACTAAAATCGCTTCAGTTTGTTCATAACCTTGGTAACCATCGGTATGTAAATACCCGTTATAACCTTTTAAAGGTAAGGAATTTGAATGTTGCTGAGTTAGCATTGGCCCGTCTAAAAAAGCCAATTTCACCATCGCTGTTTTTTTAAAAGGTATCGAAAATATAATTATCGGGGATTTTATAACTGTTTTAGCCCTATTTCATGAGTTTTAGATACACTTATCCTACAAACCTTATTATGCTGCCCTCAATTCTGACTGAACTATCGCATGGGTGACTAAATCATTGACCGAATTTCCGACTCGGAAATTCGTAAACACCAGACGACTTTCACATAAAATACATTCGTACGGATCTACTTTTACATATCCTTTTAACATTGCGGCATACCCTGGCATTTTCGGCTCAGCTTCTATTGTCATACCTAAAGCTGCATAAACTCTAGGCAGAGCTTCTCCACGACGACGCATTGATAAAAAACCGTAGTATCGGATCATCTTGAAATGTTTATCAGGATAGTGCTCTACTATCCGTCTTATCATCTCTTCTGGTGATAATGTTAGGCTGTCTGTTGTTCCTGTTCGATGGTCTAAATAATTAAACGTTATCATTCCGCCTTTGGCGTAATGACTTAAACGTGACGCTGAAATTGGGGGCCGTTTTAAATACCGACCAAGATAGTTCATCGTCGGTTTTACATTATTTGTCTTTTTAGCAAAATGAAGCTTCCAACGACGATTATATTGACTGCTTAAAAAGCGTGACCAATCCGTTTTATTACGGATATAGGGGCATTCTTCGCTTGATAAATCAAGCTCATAATAAGCCTTACCCAATAAACTGACGATAGCCGCTCTCCAACAAGGCTCTGTCGTTTTCATTTGGAAGTAAATGGGTTTCCATAAACCGGTACGTTCACAAATTCCCCCACGAGTGACCGATAAATGTAAGTGCGTATTCCAATTCAGTTTTCGACCGTAAGTATGAAGAGCACAAAAGATACCGACATCTATTCCTTTATCTTTTGCCCATCCCAGCAGAATGTTTGCAGCACATTTGAATAATTTATTTAACAGCCAACGGTTATGACGAAAGATAGGCCATAGCGTGTTTGGAAGGGTAAAGGTGATGTGTTGATATTCGCATTCAGGGAAGACATGTTGTTGCTTTTGTATCCATCGCTCTGTGGCTTTCATGCCACAGCTACTGCACGCTCGAGATTTACAGGTTTGGTGAATATATTTGATATGGGTACAGTCAGGGTTGCAACAATGATATTCGCGAGAGCCAAAAGCCGCTGTCCCACAGGACAGCATCTTTGTGACATTTTCAATCACGACCGCTCTTAGGTTAGCTTTGTTATTATGAAGAAATTTAAGCCAGTTATTTTGACTATTAAATAATTGTTTCAGGGGTTTATATGCGTGCATGGCGATAGGATAAACGATTTATTGGCAACAATGGAAGAGGTTGAGTCCTTTTGATTTGCGCCGTAGGCGCCTATTGTTCAAAAGTTAACTGGATGGTAGCCATGCCTGCTAGATTGATAATCATAAAGTACAATTCCAGGCAAAACACCAGAGCCTGGAGAATCATAGCCAGAGCAGTAGACCCACATATAACATTTTGCTTTTTCAACATCCAACACATTTACCGTTGTTTCATCACAATGCAGAGTGGGTTGTTCAAGCAAAATACGATGTAACTCGTTATTAAGAGGGGTAAATAGTACCGAGCATTTTATTAACCAATCCGCCATCGTTCGCCGTCCAATAATGATACCCCATTGCTGAAATAACGTTTCTTGACGATAAAGTGGAAGACTGTATTGAAATTTAGCCGTAATAATTTGAGCAAGTAAACTTGCGGTCGCAATCCCTTTAGGGATTGGTGACGCTGGCATTGGGGCTTGTTTAATGTCTACTGAAGTATTGTTTTTTTCACAATTTCGGCAAGCATATTTAGGACGAACATGTTGAATAACTTCCACTTTAGCTGGTACAAATTCCAACTTTTCACTGATGTCTTTACCCATCGCATGCATCTCTAGACCGCAACACTTACAAGTTTTATCTTTTATGTCGTGGATAATAACAGTACGCGGTAAGTCTTCAGGTAAGCGTTGGCGTTTTGGCTTTTGACGAGTGTAGGTAATCGTTTGTGTGTCATCATTTTCAATGATGATTTCTTCTTCTGTTTCATTGAATAAATCAAATTGAGTCGAGTCAGATTCACTGCTTTTACCAAAGCGCTGATGTTGAGCCAGTCGAAATTGCTCTAGAAGACGGTTATATTTATTTTCAAGCTGAAGCACAAGTGCTTTCAGCTCGTCAATGGTATCAGGAAGTGGTTTTATTTTATCAGTCATGTAGATGACTATATAACGA
Protein-coding sequences here:
- a CDS encoding metal ABC transporter ATP-binding protein codes for the protein MSGPAISLTNVGLTYGENTILEGVNQRFEAGQCHVVMGPNGGGKTSLLRSILGLTAFQGEINIEWPEQKGVIGYVPQKAVFESSLPLTVKDFILLNQTRVPLFLSALWRKKSSQEAFAMAQLERVGMSNRADRRMGQLSGGEQQRVLFAQALLDNPDLLVLDEPTTGMDEHGVRYLESLMHEFIAQGKTVLAVHHDVTAVRRLKAHVHVINRNLVDSGCYSEVLKPEKIERLFNHYTGASAQYDASKTNNGEAA
- a CDS encoding IS91-like element ISVsa9 family transposase, producing the protein MHAYKPLKQLFNSQNNWLKFLHNNKANLRAVVIENVTKMLSCGTAAFGSREYHCCNPDCTHIKYIHQTCKSRACSSCGMKATERWIQKQQHVFPECEYQHITFTLPNTLWPIFRHNRWLLNKLFKCAANILLGWAKDKGIDVGIFCALHTYGRKLNWNTHLHLSVTRGGICERTGLWKPIYFQMKTTEPCWRAAIVSLLGKAYYELDLSSEECPYIRNKTDWSRFLSSQYNRRWKLHFAKKTNNVKPTMNYLGRYLKRPPISASRLSHYAKGGMITFNYLDHRTGTTDSLTLSPEEMIRRIVEHYPDKHFKMIRYYGFLSMRRRGEALPRVYAALGMTIEAEPKMPGYAAMLKGYVKVDPYECILCESRLVFTNFRVGNSVNDLVTHAIVQSELRAA
- a CDS encoding DUF2271 domain-containing protein — translated: MVLTTPLLANSAAISESAKVDVAFELPTITTTMYARPYVAVWIENSERKSVKTIELWVGKDEWLKDLRSWWRKVGRYDRELVDAVTSATRPAGKYKFSWDGKDDSGQTLPQGDYTLHIEVVREHGGRNYLRQKMKLTDTDMSYQLAPTEETGVITIEYKN
- a CDS encoding metal ABC transporter solute-binding protein, Zn/Mn family gives rise to the protein MMKSILYVRSFVLLSLLSLFSASAMSAEKPLVIGITLQPYYSYVKAVVGDKAEILPLVDAGFNPHNYLPQPNDLKRLNKMDVIVVNGIGHDDFALKVIAAANNSELMVLEANKDVPLLPAMGQSVGKGAVNPHTFVGLSTTIQKVYTIANELSRIDRENASFYRKNARKYAKKFRLMKRDAMLSLGELDTAGMKVATTHNAYGYILQEFGVDVAAVIEPAHGVEPSASQLQGTIEKIRESDIDVLFYELNMPNRFVDTIEEATGVQLYRFSHMTHGPYEDNKVEIEMKSNLDTLIEAMKFAADKDAK
- a CDS encoding DUF4198 domain-containing protein, which translates into the protein MNNKVKAAILSGVMAAGLLVATTANAHPRWVLPSHFTVSKEGGDWLTFDVTASHGTFVFDKPAGSDQAQVVMPDGRTERPNFVVKGKRRSMFDFYFEEEGTHKVRINNEPTYYTQYKAGRRDTVKWIKATKADRALVLPEKARDVVSQVSFTRAESYVTVGKPTTEAMKLDNTLLELKPLTHPSDILEGEPVTFQFFFNGKPQAGVTADITREGTLYRNHQEQIDVVSDKEGKITFTPETAGRYLMKSNYKGELKDHPLAEQASVNVHLTFEALLQ
- a CDS encoding DUF6162 family protein — protein: MIIQSVTPDNGSAEGKWIALIIGCILLIAVVGLPYHQSNDEGVKLESHQVLITDLAQDDLAMIAELRLAYEEIYDIQAESTEENAWPEIVYLADEWLPPFVQDQSWERRGKHQWQHLGSGVYLGLKVKKEGAASFIFNVKGDDIELWLHPELMSTSISSDSISWNESELIQQQWVQVVFPAHDTHLN
- a CDS encoding metal ABC transporter permease, with protein sequence MELFRQWALYGVDQGFLSDSFSYAFMVNAIVAAILLGPLLGGLGTLVIAKRLAFFSEAVGHAALTGIALGVLLGEPAENPIIGLFSFCMIFALLLHFVRNRTNVPYDTLVGVFLALALAVGAALLMYVARKINIHMLENVLFGSILTVTDQDIAILAGSCLLIVVVLIPMFNRILLTCISPDIARVRGYKTNFYDYLFVMMITLVTIASVKIVGAVLVGALLLIPGATARLLTKNMGSFVLMSALLATISCLIGTVLPMELEMPVPSGAAIIIVSAFFFLLATTYRILRKN
- a CDS encoding metal ABC transporter substrate-binding protein translates to MKQNSMKWIAIASICVASLFSIKTVIAADVLTATPVTYMLSSELLKETSLTTKYLPPNRYGIERLPNWFANKGAKTVQDSVKTAQAVVTIGAVWADDPLYVNARYSNIQIIEVDASQAITPRAQGVAALRLSDGTTSKYAWLNPTNLIRMVAIVSDDFQRIWPDKSEQIQKNQEQFMLSVRQLINQQQKVILENDIDSVILLSEQLEDFASGNQLFVVDRLTKPALEWTEDDKAQLKDLIEEDESVWIITTQKPNKQMQAFLPMERVLVVDAVDRWGRAGINSKAPLQRWQLAL
- a CDS encoding tyrosine-type recombinase/integrase, which encodes MSYVEPIKTRKHLKHAEKYLKKNHDLAFTLVWNIGIESGLRISDILKLQYRNINLSNGQCKIIESKGTLARRAKAKMRVLKKVKEELLFHYQARGLSKKMSIIYITPPQLIVSFIPKSWESTVNERVKHAIDSASPVTRTFYLSESILITLKQRKQEYKELANDYIFNRQTLSSNRAKGGEGLLTRQACWYVFSKLTAILKEIGVDVKVGCHTLRKSFARHLYFATGKDIGLLMTVIGHQSESMSLRYIGLSKDETELAQKKLIVYLSRKTRI